The Pandoraea vervacti DNA window GCGATGCCCAGAGCGTGGCGGGGGGCGACGCCGCGGACTTCACCGTGCGATGCCCTCGCGAGCTGACGCCTCGCGTGGGTGATCGGGTGGGACTGGCCTGGGATCACGCACGCGCCACGCTACTGACACGCTAAGTCGCTTAGCTGCCATTCGGGGCGTTCGCGTGAACGCCCCGGTCATCCGCTTCAGGAGTATTTGCCATGTGGCTTGTTCAACGCCTGCCTCAGGCGGGGCCTCGTATTGCCTGGCCGAAGCATCTGGCCCGCTGGCTGCCGGCCTTGCCCGCGTTGCTGTTCCTTGCCGTGTTCTTCATCGTGCCGGTCGTCGAGATTCTGCAGGGCGGCCTCTACGACGCCGACGGCGTGTTGTCGGTCGCGCAGTTTGCGCGCATGACGCATTCCGCCGTCTATATCAAGGTGCTCGGCTCGACCTTCTGGATCGCTTTCCTGACGGCCGCGCTCTCCGTGTTGCTCGGCTATCCGGTCGCGTATCTGCTGGCCCGCCTCCCGGCGCGTTCGCGCGAGCGCTGGCTGCTGTGGATCGTGTTGCCGTTCTGGACGAGCTATCTGGTCAAGACGTACGCCTGGATGCTGTTGCTCTCGAAGACGGGGTTGCTCACGACGCTGGCGACGCATCTGGGACTGATCGATGGCGCGGGCACGCTGGCGCCTTCCATGGCCGGGGTGCTGATCGGCATGGTGCACGCGATGTTGCCGCTGGCCGTGATGACGATGCTGCCGATCATGCGCGGCATCAACATGCAACTCGTGCAGGCCGCGCAGACACTCGGCGCGGACCGCGCAACAGGATTTTTCACGGTCTTTCTGCCGCTCTCGAGCGCCGGGGCCGCGGCAGCGGGTTTGCTCGTGTTCATCACGAGTCTGGGATTCTTCATCGTTCCGGCATTGCTGGGGTCGCCGCGCGAGTCGATGGTGGCGCAACTGGTCATCACGTCCGTGCTGGAACTGTTCGATCTGCGCTTCGCCGGAGCACTCTCGACGGTCTTGCTGCTGTGTTCCATCGTCGTGTTCTTTGTCTACGACCGTGTGGTGGGGTTGTCGTCGCTGGCGGGCGAAGCGCCGCAGCGGCGCGCCGGTTCGGGCGGGCGCATGCTGCCCCTGCTCATCGCCGTGGGACGCCTCGCCGGCAAGTTCTCGTTCTCCGGCGGCCGTGAGCGCGCCGAGGGCGGCGTCGGACTGAAGGCTTATACGTGGGCGGTCGTGCTCGCGCTGGTGCTGCCGATTGCATTCGTTGTGCCGCTCGCGTTCACCAGACAGTCGTTCGTGTCGTTCCCGCCGGAGTTGTTCACCGTCAAATGGTTCGTGGCGTTTCTCGAATCCAGTGTGTGGCAAGCCGCGTTGCTTCGCTCGCTCGGTGTGGGGTTCGCTACGGCGGCACTGGCGCTGGTGCTCGGCTTTGGCGCAAGTCTGGCGCTGGTTCGGTTGCCATCGCGCTGGCGCAAGCCGCTGTTTGCGGTGTTCATTGCGCCGCTCATCGTGCCGCGCATCGTGGTCGCCGTCGGGTTGCTTTATCTGTTCGCCCGTTGGGAACTGGCGGGCACCAATGCGGGACTTGTCATCGGTCACACCGTGCTGGCGATTCCCTATGTGGTGGTGACCCTGTCGGCGAGCTTCAAGCGCTTCGACTGGCGGCTCGACGATGCGGCCAAGATGCTCGGCGCCTCCGCCTTCACCCGCGTGCGCACCGTGCTGTTGCCTTTGCTGGCGGCAAGCCTCGGTTCGGCATTCCTGTTTGCGTTCATTGTGTCGTTCGACGACCTGACCATCGCCATCTTCGTCTCCGGCGGCATCAACACGACGCTGCCCAAGCAGATGTGGGACGACATTCAACTGGCCGTCACGCCGACGCTCGCTGCTGTCGCCACGTCGCTGGTGTTCCTGATGGTGTTCGTCGTCTGGCTGTCTTCCATCTTCAAACGCAAGAGCTACTGATATCTCCGGATTCCCGTATGTCCATGTCTAACGTTGCCCGAGTTGCGCCGGTGAATGCGCAGACGCACTGCCCTGCGCAACAGGCTTCGCAGTCTCCGTCACATCCTTACACGCGGTATTTTCCTCAGCGCGCCGAGGGCGACCGGCTCGATGTCGTCCCGTTGCTCATGGCCGGGCTTCACGGCGGATCGACGCAGCCGGTCGTGGTTTTCGAGGGCGAGGCCATCGATCGGGCACAGATGGCCGCGCGCGTCGGGGCCATGCAGGCGTGGCTCGCTGCGCAGGGGCTGATGCCTGGCGATCGTGTGGCCGTCATGCTGGGGAATAGCGCAGCGCAGATTGCGCTCATCTACGCATTGATGCTGTCCGGCCTCGTCTGGGTGCCGGTCAACACGCGCCTGAAGGGCGACGGCATCGAGTATCTGCTCGGCCACGCCAAGCCGAAGCTGCTGATTGCCGAGCCGGCGTTTGCGCAGGTGATCGATGCCGGCGTCGCGCTCGCGGCCGAACAGGCGGGACACCATGGTCCGAGCGTCCTGCGTCTGTGGCTGTCCGATGTCATGACGCAAGCGCAGGCGCATGCGGGCAAGCCGCCAGTCGCCGCGAACGTGACGCCGGCCTCGGTGCTGTGCATCATCTACACGTCGGGCACGACCGGCGCGCCGAAGGGGGTGCTGTTCACGCATCGCATGATGCGCATTGCGAGCGAGGCAGCATTGCGCGTGGCGGATGCAGGCAGTGGCGATCGGTTGTTCCTGTGGGAACCGCTGTGCCATATCGGCGGCGCGCAGATGCTGTTGCTGCCATTTCTCGTCGATGTCGAAATGCATGTCGTGGAGCGCTTCTCCGCCAGCCGCTTCTGGCAGCAGTGCGAGCAGGCGCAGGCAACGCATCTGCATTACCTCGGCGGCATTCTGGACATTCTCATGCAGTTGCCGCGAGACGCGCAGCCGGCCACCAACTCGTTGCGTGTCGCTTGGGGGGCGGGGGTGTCGGCAAGCGCATGGCAGGCGACGCGCGAGCGTCTGGGGTGTGCATTGCGCGAATGCTACGGCATGACGGAGTGTTCGAGCTTTGCCACGTTGAACGACGCCGATCAGCCGGGTTCGATCGGTCACGCGCTGCCCTGGCTGACTCTGGAATTGCTCGACGACGAGGGACGTGCGGTCGCGGACGGCGAGCCGGGCGAAATCGTGCTGTCGAGCGAGGTGGAAGGGGTCTTCCTGCCGGGCTACCTCGATAATCCCGAGGCCACCGCCAAAGCGTTGCGCGACGGCAAACTCTATACCGGCGACAGCGCACGGCGCGCAGCCGACGGCAGCCTCGTCTTCATTGGTCGCCGCACCGACAGCATGCGCGTCCGGGGCGAGAACGTGTCTGCCTGGGAGATCGAGCGCGTTTTCGCCCGGCATCCGTCGATCGCGGCGTGTGCCGCGATTGGCGTGGCGAGCGACGTCGGCGAACAGGACATTCTGTTGTACGTGCAGTTCCGCGACAAGGCGATCGATTGGCCAACGCTGTCGCAATGGGCGTCGGAGCGACTCGCCAGCTATCAGCGGCCACGCTACTATCGCGAGACGGCGCAGTTCGAGACGACGCCGTCCGAGCGTATCCGCAAGCACCTGTTGTCTCGCGACACGGCGCTCGCGTGGGAGTCCGGCTCCGCAAGGTGAGTAAAGTGAGGTTGCGTGGTGGCCAAGCGCTTATCGCATGTAAATAGAGTGTTATTTTCATGAGATAATCCGGGAAAATCAGTCCGACATTCAACGACCTGTGGCCACCACCAAAACTCCACGCACGCGCGCCAAAGCAGCCAAAGCGGCCAAAACAACCAAAGCTGCCGAGGCGATCGACACGCAAGCGGACACGACGACGGCGTCGAGCGCGCCCACCGAATCTACGCTCTACGTCAACTCGGTCGAAAAGGCGATGAAAGTGCTGACGGCGTTTGACGGTTCGAAGCGGCATCTGTCGCTCTCCGAAATCGCTGCGGCCACCGGCTTCGACATCAGCGCCGCGCAGCGCTTCACGTTCACGCTCTCGGCGTTGGGTTATCTGC harbors:
- a CDS encoding ABC transporter permease subunit; its protein translation is MWLVQRLPQAGPRIAWPKHLARWLPALPALLFLAVFFIVPVVEILQGGLYDADGVLSVAQFARMTHSAVYIKVLGSTFWIAFLTAALSVLLGYPVAYLLARLPARSRERWLLWIVLPFWTSYLVKTYAWMLLLSKTGLLTTLATHLGLIDGAGTLAPSMAGVLIGMVHAMLPLAVMTMLPIMRGINMQLVQAAQTLGADRATGFFTVFLPLSSAGAAAAGLLVFITSLGFFIVPALLGSPRESMVAQLVITSVLELFDLRFAGALSTVLLLCSIVVFFVYDRVVGLSSLAGEAPQRRAGSGGRMLPLLIAVGRLAGKFSFSGGRERAEGGVGLKAYTWAVVLALVLPIAFVVPLAFTRQSFVSFPPELFTVKWFVAFLESSVWQAALLRSLGVGFATAALALVLGFGASLALVRLPSRWRKPLFAVFIAPLIVPRIVVAVGLLYLFARWELAGTNAGLVIGHTVLAIPYVVVTLSASFKRFDWRLDDAAKMLGASAFTRVRTVLLPLLAASLGSAFLFAFIVSFDDLTIAIFVSGGINTTLPKQMWDDIQLAVTPTLAAVATSLVFLMVFVVWLSSIFKRKSY
- a CDS encoding AMP-binding protein, translated to MSMSNVARVAPVNAQTHCPAQQASQSPSHPYTRYFPQRAEGDRLDVVPLLMAGLHGGSTQPVVVFEGEAIDRAQMAARVGAMQAWLAAQGLMPGDRVAVMLGNSAAQIALIYALMLSGLVWVPVNTRLKGDGIEYLLGHAKPKLLIAEPAFAQVIDAGVALAAEQAGHHGPSVLRLWLSDVMTQAQAHAGKPPVAANVTPASVLCIIYTSGTTGAPKGVLFTHRMMRIASEAALRVADAGSGDRLFLWEPLCHIGGAQMLLLPFLVDVEMHVVERFSASRFWQQCEQAQATHLHYLGGILDILMQLPRDAQPATNSLRVAWGAGVSASAWQATRERLGCALRECYGMTECSSFATLNDADQPGSIGHALPWLTLELLDDEGRAVADGEPGEIVLSSEVEGVFLPGYLDNPEATAKALRDGKLYTGDSARRAADGSLVFIGRRTDSMRVRGENVSAWEIERVFARHPSIAACAAIGVASDVGEQDILLYVQFRDKAIDWPTLSQWASERLASYQRPRYYRETAQFETTPSERIRKHLLSRDTALAWESGSAR